One segment of Panicum virgatum strain AP13 chromosome 3K, P.virgatum_v5, whole genome shotgun sequence DNA contains the following:
- the LOC120698293 gene encoding calmodulin-2 — protein sequence MADQLTDEQIAEFKEAFSLFDKDGDGCITTKELGTVMRSLGQNPTEAELQDMINEVDADGNGTIDFPEFLNLMARKMKDTDSEEELKEAFRVFDKDQNGFISAAELRHVMTNLGEKLTDEEVDEMIREADVDGDGQINYEEFVKVMMAK from the exons ATGGCAGACCAGCTCACCGACGAGCAGATCGCGGAGTTCAAGGAGGCGTTCAGCCTCTTCGACAAGGACGGCGACG GTTGCATCACTACCAAGGAGCTGGGAACTGTTATGCGCTCCCTTGGCCAGAACCCTACTGAAGCAGAGCTGCAGGACATGATCAACGAGGTTGATGCTGATGGCAATGGTACCATCGACTTCCCAGAGTTCCTGAACCTGATGGCAAGGAAGATGAAGGACACTGACTCCGAGGAGGAGCTCAAGGAGGCTTTCCGCGTCTTCGACAAGGACCAGAACGGTTTCATCTCGGCTGCTGAGCTCCGCCATGTCATGACCAACCTTGGTGAGAAGCTGACCGACGAGGAAGTCGACGAGATGATCCGTGAGGCTGATGTGGACGGTGATGGCCAGATCAACTATGAGGAGTTTGTCAAGGTCATGATGGCCAAGTGA